A genome region from Nitrospira sp. includes the following:
- a CDS encoding ABC transporter ATP-binding protein: MKIEVRGLTKTFGSATAVGGVSFVVNEGELLGLLGPSGSGKTTVLRLIAGLEAPTAGDIFIDGKRVNDLTVQERNIGFVFQHYALFKHLTVFDNIAFGLKVKKWTRRDSEQRVTELLALMSLEGLGGRYPHQLSGGQRQRVAIARALAPRPSVLLMDEPFGAVDAKVRQELREWLIRLHTDLNVTSLFVTHDQEEAMEVSGRIIVFSKGKLEQAGSPADVYEEPATEFVARFIGSMNIVAGVVRRGQVQVGSLEFPASGFSEGQTLQVGFRPYYVKVAEDPARYRQQAKLRHIYFLGVAYRLEIETPDGLILRSRMNKEEFRRCHFTVGQAVSFAVTHFRILPQEGTAASLGAEGGKPITGPLTP; this comes from the coding sequence GTGAAGATTGAAGTACGCGGACTCACGAAGACGTTCGGTTCGGCCACGGCAGTAGGGGGAGTCTCATTCGTCGTCAACGAAGGAGAACTACTCGGCCTCCTGGGCCCGAGCGGCAGCGGCAAAACAACCGTGCTGCGATTGATCGCCGGCCTGGAGGCGCCGACCGCCGGCGATATCTTCATCGACGGCAAGCGGGTAAACGACCTGACCGTGCAGGAACGCAATATCGGCTTCGTCTTCCAACATTACGCCCTGTTCAAACACCTCACCGTCTTCGACAACATCGCCTTCGGTCTCAAGGTCAAGAAGTGGACCCGGCGGGACAGCGAGCAGCGCGTCACGGAACTGCTCGCACTCATGAGCCTCGAAGGACTGGGGGGACGCTACCCGCACCAATTGTCCGGCGGACAACGGCAACGTGTCGCCATCGCCCGCGCCTTGGCCCCGCGTCCGTCGGTCTTGCTGATGGACGAGCCGTTCGGCGCCGTCGATGCGAAGGTGCGGCAGGAATTGCGCGAGTGGCTGATCCGCCTGCATACGGATCTGAACGTCACCAGTCTGTTTGTCACGCACGATCAGGAAGAAGCGATGGAAGTGTCCGGCCGCATCATCGTCTTCTCGAAGGGCAAGCTAGAGCAAGCCGGCTCTCCCGCCGATGTCTATGAAGAACCGGCGACCGAGTTCGTGGCGCGATTCATCGGTTCGATGAATATTGTGGCCGGCGTCGTGCGGCGCGGGCAGGTGCAGGTTGGGTCGCTCGAATTTCCCGCCTCCGGCTTTTCTGAGGGGCAGACACTGCAAGTGGGGTTTCGTCCCTACTACGTCAAGGTGGCGGAAGATCCCGCGCGTTATCGCCAGCAGGCGAAACTCCGACACATCTATTTCCTCGGCGTGGCCTACCGGCTCGAAATTGAAACCCCGGATGGACTCATCCTACGCTCCCGCATGAACAAAGAAGAATTCCGGCGCTGCCACTTCACCGTGGGCCAGGCCGTGTCCTTCGCCGTCACCCATTTCCGCATTCTTCCTCAAGAGGGTACGGCCGCATCTCTGGGAGCAGAGGGCGGAAAACCGATCACCGGTCCCCTGACGCCGTAG
- a CDS encoding sulfate ABC transporter permease subunit, with protein MRWLLIGIVWLYFLGLLVGPILYMASQSFSEGLTAFWTEISRPEALHGFTLTAEITLIVLVLNVIFGTMTAMVLARQKFWGRSLVSGVIDLPFAVSPVIAGFMLILLFGPDTVLGAFFGQAQVKILFALPAMILATLFVTFPFMVRELTPLLQTLGTEEEEAARTLGAGEWQVFLKVTLPALRWGLVYGATLTVARAIGEFGAVLVVSGNILLLTQTATLHIYQSYVDFNYVAANAVALTLLAVSFAILIVLEIAKARADTTVAEAGAQ; from the coding sequence ATGCGTTGGCTGTTGATCGGGATCGTCTGGCTCTATTTTCTCGGCCTGTTGGTCGGACCGATCCTCTACATGGCAAGCCAGAGCTTCAGCGAAGGCCTGACGGCATTCTGGACTGAAATTTCGAGGCCGGAAGCGTTGCACGGCTTCACCCTCACGGCAGAGATCACCCTGATCGTGTTGGTGCTGAACGTGATCTTCGGCACCATGACGGCGATGGTGCTGGCGAGGCAGAAGTTTTGGGGCCGCAGCCTGGTCAGCGGCGTCATCGACCTGCCGTTTGCAGTCTCCCCCGTCATTGCAGGCTTCATGCTGATTTTGCTGTTCGGCCCGGACACTGTGTTGGGCGCGTTTTTCGGCCAGGCACAGGTCAAGATCCTGTTTGCCCTGCCGGCCATGATTCTGGCGACGCTGTTCGTCACCTTTCCATTTATGGTGCGTGAGCTGACGCCGTTGCTGCAAACACTGGGCACGGAAGAAGAGGAAGCTGCGAGAACCTTGGGCGCCGGCGAATGGCAGGTGTTTCTCAAGGTTACCCTACCGGCCCTCCGATGGGGCCTGGTCTACGGAGCGACCCTGACGGTGGCCCGCGCCATCGGCGAATTCGGGGCCGTCCTCGTGGTCTCCGGGAATATTCTCCTCCTCACGCAAACCGCCACGTTGCACATCTATCAAAGCTACGTCGATTTCAACTATGTGGCGGCCAACGCCGTTGCGCTGACGCTGTTGGCGGTCTCCTTTGCCATCTTGATCGTGCTGGAGATCGCCAAGGCGCGCGCGGACACGACGGTAGCGGAAGCGGGAGCGCAGTAA
- the cysT gene encoding sulfate ABC transporter permease subunit CysT, whose translation MTSHLLLSLALRSAAVGYVLILIFLPLAALAHQSFAAGWDRFIQDLSAPQAAAALWLTVETAAIATAINALFGTLSALVLVRYEFPGRWLLNALVDLPFAIPTLVAGLMIAAIYGPTSLLGTWLQQGGMAVLYNQPGIILAMVFVTMPFVIRSLQPVLMGLERDQEEAAFTLGASPWTTFWKVTVPSILPGLLTGVFLTFVRALGEFGSIVIVAGNIPMKTQVASVYVYGEIESYNPQAATSVSVLILLISFLVLLLLERLTRRPGERLPRLFQWAQRKDGRGSDSAVPAATV comes from the coding sequence ATGACGTCACATCTCTTGCTCAGTCTCGCCTTGCGATCCGCCGCGGTCGGCTATGTGCTGATCCTGATCTTTCTCCCCCTCGCGGCGCTGGCGCATCAATCGTTCGCGGCCGGATGGGACCGGTTCATCCAGGATCTGTCGGCACCTCAAGCCGCCGCCGCCTTGTGGTTGACCGTGGAAACCGCCGCCATTGCGACTGCCATCAATGCCCTCTTCGGCACCCTGTCGGCACTGGTATTGGTGCGCTACGAATTCCCAGGCCGATGGCTCCTCAACGCGCTGGTGGATTTGCCCTTCGCCATACCGACGCTGGTGGCCGGCCTCATGATTGCCGCAATCTATGGCCCGACCAGCCTGCTGGGCACCTGGCTCCAACAGGGCGGGATGGCGGTGCTCTACAACCAGCCCGGCATCATCCTGGCCATGGTGTTTGTCACCATGCCATTCGTCATCCGCTCGCTCCAGCCGGTCTTGATGGGCCTCGAACGCGATCAGGAAGAAGCGGCCTTTACCCTGGGGGCCAGCCCCTGGACCACCTTCTGGAAGGTCACGGTCCCGTCGATCCTGCCCGGCCTGCTGACCGGTGTCTTCCTCACGTTCGTGCGAGCGCTCGGCGAATTTGGCTCCATCGTGATTGTGGCGGGCAATATTCCGATGAAGACGCAGGTGGCATCGGTGTATGTCTACGGAGAAATTGAGAGTTACAACCCCCAGGCGGCGACGTCCGTCTCCGTGTTGATTCTCCTGATTTCGTTTCTCGTGCTCTTGCTGTTGGAGCGGTTAACCCGGCGTCCGGGAGAACGGCTGCCGAGGTTGTTCCAATGGGCGCAGCGGAAGGATGGGCGTGGCTCTGATTCCGCAGTGCCGGCGGCAACCGTCTGA
- a CDS encoding sulfate ABC transporter substrate-binding protein, translating into MTRQTRTMLSLAVGAWVTLVIVALTPVQAAETRDLILAAYSVPKEAYERHIIPAFQRHWKQKTGQDVRVRSSYGASGAQARAILGGFDADVAVLSVEGDVDQIVKAGLITHDWRKAPHGGMISASVVALGVRKGNPKGIKGWEDTARPGVEVLYPNPKTSGGAMWDVIAIYGAGLKLAEQRAGGKPLAPDAAASQAVDLLTRVQRNVKVMDKSGRESVTTFERGVGDVIVTYENELLPRVKSGRPYEIIIPDETVWIENPATVVDTYADRHKTKDLADAFVAFLHGPEAQAAFIELGFRPLDKSAGPPTASLPQPARLFTIAELGGWDQVSNKLFGPQGLWTKIVEHVATK; encoded by the coding sequence ATGACTCGTCAGACGCGTACCATGCTAAGCCTTGCAGTCGGCGCCTGGGTGACCCTGGTGATCGTGGCACTCACGCCGGTGCAGGCTGCCGAAACTCGCGACCTCATCCTGGCCGCCTACAGCGTGCCGAAGGAAGCCTATGAACGACACATCATCCCGGCCTTTCAACGACATTGGAAACAAAAAACCGGGCAGGACGTGCGCGTGCGCAGCTCCTATGGCGCATCGGGCGCCCAGGCCCGCGCGATCCTCGGAGGATTCGATGCCGATGTCGCCGTGCTCTCGGTGGAAGGCGACGTGGATCAGATCGTCAAAGCCGGGCTCATCACGCACGATTGGAGAAAGGCGCCCCACGGAGGCATGATCTCCGCATCGGTCGTGGCCCTCGGCGTACGCAAGGGCAATCCCAAAGGCATCAAGGGATGGGAGGATACCGCGCGCCCCGGCGTGGAGGTGCTCTACCCAAATCCAAAAACCTCCGGCGGCGCGATGTGGGATGTGATCGCAATTTATGGCGCCGGACTGAAACTGGCGGAGCAGCGCGCGGGTGGAAAGCCACTCGCCCCGGATGCGGCGGCCTCACAGGCTGTGGACTTACTCACCCGTGTCCAGCGCAACGTCAAGGTCATGGACAAGAGCGGCCGGGAATCGGTGACCACGTTCGAACGCGGCGTCGGCGATGTCATCGTGACCTACGAAAATGAATTGCTGCCGCGCGTGAAGAGCGGGCGGCCCTATGAAATCATCATACCGGACGAAACCGTGTGGATCGAAAACCCGGCTACCGTCGTCGACACCTATGCCGACCGCCATAAAACCAAGGATCTCGCAGACGCGTTCGTCGCGTTTCTCCACGGGCCGGAGGCGCAGGCCGCCTTTATTGAATTGGGCTTTCGCCCGTTGGACAAGAGTGCCGGGCCCCCGACCGCCTCGCTCCCGCAACCCGCACGACTCTTCACCATTGCAGAGCTGGGCGGCTGGGATCAGGTGAGCAACAAGCTGTTTGGGCCCCAGGGGCTCTGGACGAAGATCGTCGAACACGTGGCAACAAAGTAG
- a CDS encoding Rrf2 family transcriptional regulator, with protein MKFSKKSEYGLRALIELCETYGGRVLQRHEIAERQNIPVEFLEQILLALKRAGLLASRRGIRGGYSLIKSPEEITLGQVIRILDGPLAPISCVSKTAYQKCADCPYAAKPSCPLQQAMGEVRDAIANILDHYTLSRFAHSQ; from the coding sequence ATGAAGTTCTCCAAGAAAAGTGAATATGGCCTCCGGGCCCTGATTGAACTCTGCGAGACGTATGGCGGTCGCGTCCTTCAGCGTCACGAAATCGCAGAGCGGCAGAATATTCCGGTGGAATTCCTGGAGCAGATTCTCCTCGCGTTGAAACGCGCCGGCTTGCTGGCCAGCCGTCGGGGCATCCGGGGCGGCTATTCCCTCATCAAGTCGCCCGAAGAAATCACGCTGGGTCAAGTGATCCGAATTCTGGATGGCCCCCTGGCTCCCATCAGCTGCGTCAGCAAGACCGCCTACCAAAAGTGCGCGGACTGCCCCTACGCGGCCAAACCCTCCTGCCCGCTCCAACAGGCCATGGGAGAAGTGCGGGATGCCATTGCAAACATTCTCGACCATTACACATTAAGCCGATTCGCCCATTCGCAATAG
- a CDS encoding type II toxin-antitoxin system RelE/ParE family toxin, with protein MRIELLDEAQDDLIQGFHFYEGREAGLGTYFLDCLFSDIDSLPVYAGIHQVIYGHRRCLSKRFPFAIYYSVEGNTVLRVHAVLDCRRNPLWIRKRLKGDG; from the coding sequence GTGAGAATCGAGCTTCTGGACGAAGCCCAGGATGATTTGATCCAGGGTTTCCACTTTTATGAAGGCCGGGAAGCCGGTCTTGGGACCTACTTCCTAGACTGCTTGTTCTCAGACATTGATTCCCTTCCCGTTTACGCCGGAATTCATCAAGTCATCTACGGTCATCGCCGTTGCCTCTCCAAGCGCTTCCCCTTTGCAATCTATTACAGTGTGGAGGGAAATACGGTGCTTCGTGTGCATGCCGTATTGGATTGCCGCAGGAATCCGTTATGGATCAGGAAACGGTTGAAGGGAGATGGTTAA
- a CDS encoding addiction module protein has product MSFNLPLKAMSLQEKLAAMESLWEDLARTPEAIESPAWHKDILDERRQRLAEGQSRFIDWETAKADIRNKLS; this is encoded by the coding sequence ATGTCGTTCAACCTCCCGCTTAAAGCCATGAGCCTTCAAGAGAAGCTTGCTGCGATGGAGTCTCTGTGGGAAGACCTCGCCCGTACCCCAGAGGCTATTGAGTCTCCTGCCTGGCACAAGGACATCCTTGATGAACGCCGCCAGCGGCTCGCCGAGGGACAATCTCGATTCATTGATTGGGAGACAGCCAAAGCGGACATCCGAAACAAGCTCTCGTGA
- a CDS encoding glycine--tRNA ligase subunit alpha, which produces MNFQDLILTLHRFWADRGCVIHQPYDLEMGAGTFHPATFLRSLGPEPWRAAYPQACRRPTDGRYGENPNRMQHYYQYQVVLKPAPDNIQGLYLESLKQLGIDPKKHDIRFVQDDWESPTLGAWGLGWEVRLDGMEITQFTYFQEIGGIPLNPITGEITYGTERIAMYLQQVDNVYDLQWTDGVTYGDVHHRSEVEFSRYNFEEGEVPMLMATFQAFEGECQRLLDKKLTLPAYDYCIKTSHMFNLLDARGAISVTERTSYIARVRALARRCAESYLADREAMGHPLIKQSAETGKRAGAHSPVPTK; this is translated from the coding sequence GTGAATTTCCAAGACCTTATTTTGACCCTCCATCGTTTTTGGGCCGACCGTGGATGTGTCATCCACCAACCCTATGATTTGGAAATGGGCGCGGGCACATTCCATCCCGCCACGTTTCTCCGTTCGCTCGGTCCGGAGCCCTGGCGTGCCGCCTATCCGCAAGCCTGCCGCCGGCCGACCGACGGTCGATACGGCGAAAATCCCAACCGTATGCAGCACTACTACCAGTATCAGGTGGTCTTGAAACCGGCCCCCGATAATATCCAGGGGCTCTATCTGGAGAGTCTGAAACAGCTGGGGATCGATCCCAAAAAACACGACATCCGGTTTGTGCAGGACGACTGGGAGTCCCCCACGCTTGGCGCCTGGGGGTTGGGATGGGAAGTCCGGCTCGATGGCATGGAGATTACGCAGTTTACGTACTTCCAGGAAATCGGCGGGATTCCGCTCAATCCGATTACCGGCGAAATCACCTATGGCACCGAACGTATTGCGATGTATTTGCAGCAGGTGGATAACGTCTACGACCTTCAGTGGACTGACGGCGTGACTTACGGCGATGTGCATCATCGCAGCGAGGTCGAGTTCTCGCGGTACAACTTCGAGGAGGGAGAGGTGCCCATGCTCATGGCCACCTTCCAGGCCTTCGAAGGCGAGTGCCAGCGGCTGCTGGACAAGAAACTGACGCTGCCGGCCTACGACTACTGCATCAAGACATCGCACATGTTCAATTTGCTCGACGCGCGAGGCGCGATCAGTGTCACCGAACGGACCTCCTATATCGCTCGTGTGCGGGCGCTGGCCCGTCGTTGCGCGGAATCGTATCTGGCCGATCGCGAAGCGATGGGACATCCCTTGATTAAGCAATCGGCCGAGACCGGCAAGCGCGCCGGCGCCCATTCACCCGTTCCAACCAAGTAA
- the glyS gene encoding glycine--tRNA ligase subunit beta, whose product MTKTASRSKVAKAPKAPATTELLLEIGTEELPYQFVAPAMRVLQQSAETLLKDLRLTYGTVRTMGTPRRLVLLIEGLSRQQASAVKEAMGPSKSVAFDQNGQPTRAAVGFAAGQGIPVEDLQVRQTPKGEYLFAVKQEKGQPVAAVLLQALPQLLGKLSFPKAMHWNQTGVRFARPVRWLVALCGGKVLPIHFATIKAGNLSHGHRVLGAKVSSPKGFAVTSIAHYLKETERHGVIVDQERRRAMILDQLASLAKSARGHLHQDDDLLEQAVYMVESPLTILGSFKPHYLSLPKEILMTSMKEHQGYFSLVDQKGGLLPNFLAVTNMKLSNMQLIREGNERVLAARLADAKFFFDEDRKTSLIDRVPKQLAVTFHQKLGSLHQKTQRVVAMAAHVAGQLGDDRLVQESRRAAELSKADLLTGIVGEFPTLQGLMGGEYAKHDGESPVVSAAIREQYMPRAMEGELPESLAGKVLSLADRLDSIAGFFLVGLVPSGSEDPFALRRHATAIVRIVIEGQLRLDLAQAVRAAQDVLSGQHVVAAPQSGKGAPDVIGFLFERVRFYGKSAHQLRDDVMDAVLKSADRQAIDLTDLFDRMKALQQITVRAEFDPLIVGFKRAHRLTEKEQWDRKPVESGLFREGAESALHQTVQSSQQEYAAAMRDGQYGQALDVLVRMKGPIDDFFNAVMVNADDPAVRGNRLSLLKSVDDLFMSFADFSQIMVQGT is encoded by the coding sequence ATGACGAAAACTGCCTCACGCTCCAAGGTTGCCAAAGCCCCCAAGGCTCCGGCGACGACCGAACTCCTGTTGGAAATCGGGACAGAGGAATTACCCTATCAGTTTGTCGCTCCGGCCATGCGTGTGCTGCAGCAATCGGCCGAGACTCTGTTGAAAGACTTACGCCTCACCTATGGCACCGTCCGTACGATGGGCACTCCGCGGCGACTGGTGCTGTTGATCGAAGGCCTGTCACGGCAACAGGCGTCGGCGGTCAAAGAAGCGATGGGGCCCTCCAAGTCGGTCGCGTTTGATCAGAATGGGCAGCCCACGCGAGCGGCCGTCGGTTTTGCCGCGGGACAGGGTATTCCGGTTGAAGACTTACAAGTGCGGCAGACGCCCAAGGGCGAGTATCTCTTTGCGGTGAAGCAGGAAAAGGGACAGCCGGTGGCGGCGGTCCTGCTGCAAGCTTTGCCGCAGTTGCTGGGCAAACTGTCGTTTCCGAAAGCCATGCATTGGAACCAGACCGGGGTGCGTTTCGCTAGACCAGTCCGCTGGTTGGTGGCGTTGTGCGGCGGGAAGGTGTTGCCGATTCACTTTGCCACGATCAAGGCCGGCAATCTGAGTCACGGCCATCGGGTACTGGGTGCCAAGGTGTCCAGCCCGAAGGGCTTCGCGGTGACGTCGATTGCGCACTATCTGAAAGAGACCGAACGGCACGGGGTAATCGTGGATCAGGAGCGACGGCGTGCCATGATCCTCGACCAGCTGGCCTCGCTCGCCAAGTCGGCTCGCGGCCATCTGCACCAGGACGACGATTTGCTTGAGCAGGCCGTATATATGGTGGAGTCTCCGCTGACGATTCTGGGTTCTTTCAAGCCGCATTATCTTTCGCTGCCGAAAGAAATTCTCATGACCTCCATGAAGGAGCATCAGGGGTATTTCTCACTGGTCGACCAGAAGGGCGGGCTGCTGCCGAACTTCCTTGCCGTCACGAACATGAAATTGTCGAACATGCAGCTGATCCGTGAAGGCAACGAACGGGTCCTGGCGGCGCGGTTGGCCGATGCCAAGTTCTTCTTCGATGAAGATCGCAAGACCTCGTTGATCGATCGCGTGCCGAAGCAGCTGGCGGTAACGTTCCACCAGAAGCTCGGCAGCCTGCATCAGAAAACGCAGCGTGTCGTTGCGATGGCTGCGCATGTGGCCGGACAACTCGGCGATGACCGACTGGTTCAGGAGAGCCGGCGTGCGGCGGAACTCAGCAAGGCCGACCTGTTGACCGGCATCGTCGGAGAGTTTCCGACCCTCCAGGGCCTAATGGGCGGGGAGTATGCCAAACACGACGGCGAATCCCCGGTGGTCAGCGCCGCGATCCGTGAGCAGTACATGCCGCGCGCCATGGAAGGGGAGTTGCCCGAATCGCTTGCGGGGAAAGTGCTGTCTTTGGCGGACCGGTTGGACAGCATCGCGGGATTTTTCCTCGTGGGCTTGGTCCCGAGCGGGTCCGAAGATCCCTTTGCCCTCAGACGCCATGCCACGGCCATTGTGCGTATTGTGATCGAGGGGCAGTTGCGGCTGGATCTCGCCCAAGCCGTGCGGGCGGCGCAGGACGTGCTGAGTGGTCAGCATGTGGTGGCGGCGCCCCAGTCGGGCAAAGGCGCTCCCGATGTCATTGGTTTTCTGTTCGAGCGGGTCCGTTTCTACGGCAAGAGCGCGCATCAGTTGCGAGACGATGTGATGGACGCCGTCTTGAAGTCGGCGGATCGCCAGGCCATCGACCTGACGGACCTCTTCGATAGGATGAAGGCGTTGCAGCAGATCACCGTGCGGGCGGAGTTTGACCCTCTGATCGTGGGGTTCAAACGCGCTCACCGGTTGACCGAGAAGGAACAGTGGGATCGCAAGCCGGTCGAGTCCGGTCTCTTCCGGGAGGGTGCGGAGTCTGCCTTGCATCAGACCGTGCAGAGCAGTCAGCAGGAGTATGCGGCGGCGATGCGCGACGGGCAGTACGGGCAGGCGCTCGATGTGTTGGTTCGAATGAAGGGTCCGATCGACGACTTTTTCAACGCGGTGATGGTGAACGCCGACGATCCGGCGGTGCGCGGAAACCGGCTGTCCCTGTTGAAGAGCGTCGATGATTTGTTCATGTCATTCGCTGATTTCTCCCAGATTATGGTACAAGGGACGTAG